A genomic stretch from Juglans microcarpa x Juglans regia isolate MS1-56 chromosome 3S, Jm3101_v1.0, whole genome shotgun sequence includes:
- the LOC121258717 gene encoding 14.7 kDa ribonuclease H-like protein, producing the protein MDGSSIGNPGSCGIGRVIRDDLGRLVQAYASHVGYGSNNKVELMALLHGLRICKSLNISNVIVEMDSMVVISWWLRGRCGVWYLEDFWEEIIGLTCTIHCCFQHVFREGNRVADWLAKEEASGIDFDFSNNSIMPRVLQGLIRLDSLGLPSLRG; encoded by the coding sequence ATGGATGGTAGTAGTATTGGTAATCCAGGTTCCTGTGGCATTGGCAGGGTTATTCGTGATGATTTAGGTAGGCTTGTCCAGgcttatgcatctcatgttggTTATGGTTCTAATAACAAAGTGGAGCTCATGGCACTCCTTCATGGGTTGAGAATTTGTAAATCGTTGAACATCTCAAATGTGATAGTTGAAATGGATTCTATGGTGGTTATCTCTTGGTGGCTCAGAGGGAGATGTGGTGTGTGGTAccttgaggatttttgggaggaaattatTGGTTTAACCTGCACAATTCATTGTTGTTTCCAACATGTTTTTCGTGAAGGTAATAGGGTGGCAGATTGGTTAGCAAAGGAAGAGGCTTCAggtattgattttgatttttctaataattctaTTATGCCTCGAGTTCTTCAAGGCCTGATTCGTTTGGATTCTCTGGGCCTTCCCTCTTTGCGAGGTTAG
- the LOC121257631 gene encoding NDR1/HIN1-like protein 26, producing the protein MYHQQRPESESNPHFPGPHLPYDQTSQPQGKRTKIPHKLDPQDQEKRRFPHQNVHDQSSQPFGSSPLDLQNQDPQIQPHGQQRQGDHSQGPRIPPDRPTNPLTWFGAVFCAILWVVIIVGGLVVLIIYLVFRPRSPGFDISSVTLNAAYLDMGHLLNADVTLLVNFTNPNKKVRIDYSYMYINLYYETTLISTQYIEPFSAAKAESKFAYIHMVSSQVRLPKAESLRLQKQIESNGVMLQVKGIFRARSNLGSILRYSYWLHGECTILTAGPPDGVLIKRKCKTKR; encoded by the coding sequence ATGTATCATCAGCAGCGACCTGAAAGTGAGAGCAACCCTCATTTTCCCGGACCACACCTGCCTTATGACCAAACTTCCCAGCCACAAGGCAAACGCACCAAAATTCCACACAAGTTAGACCCACAAGATCAAGAAAAACGTCGGTTTCCCCATCAAAATGTGCATGACCAATCCTCCCAGCCATTTGGTTCATCGCCATTAGATCTGCAGAATCAGGATCCGCAAATCCAGCCACATGGTCAACAGCGACAGGGTGATCATTCACAAGGCCCTCGGATACCACCTGACCGCCCAACCAATCCATTAACATGGTTTGGTGCAGTCTTTTGTGCAATTCTCTGGGTTGTCATAATTGTTGGAGGCCTCGTTGTCTTGATAATCTACCTTGTTTTTCGTCCACGAAGCCCTGGTTTTGATATTTCTAGTGTCACATTAAATGCAGCCTATCTTGACATGGGCCATCTGCTCAATGCTGATGTTACTCTGCTCGTGAACTTCACAAATCCGAACAAGAAAGTACGTATCGACTATAGTTACATGTATATCAATCTATACTATGAGACTACACTTATTTCTACCCAATATATTGAACCCTTCTCTGCGGCAAAGGCCGAGTCCAAGTTTGCATATATTCATATGGTGAGTAGTCAGGTCCGGCTTCCAAAGGCAGAAAGTTTAAGGCTTCAAAAGCAGATTGAAAGCAATGGGGTCATGCTTCAAGTCAAGGGAATTTTTAGAGCACGATCTAATTTGGGAAGCATCTTAAGGTACTCTTATTGGTTGCATGGTGAATGCACTATTCTTACTGCTGGTCCTCCTGATGGGGTtttgattaaaagaaaatgcaaaacgAAACGTTAA